A DNA window from Streptomyces asoensis contains the following coding sequences:
- the fxsT gene encoding FxSxx-COOH system tetratricopeptide repeat protein, giving the protein MSGVRTTVRSTDRGASRQAVTVHFAGFNRAWAAWIGDRLERRGIRVVYLRWDSPADVPLVDLLRDLKLAEGRILILVSEWYFQLGPRTHEEWNVALREVVAPDPSRFAAVSVTAAPVPTATAVLAPVNLTNMGAEEAERRLLDRLDLPYDTSTQQSDDFARGPRFPAAMPEVWGGVPRRNTRFTGRESLLNDAYHLLQGAEPGAGVVTFYGMSGVGKTQMAAEYVYRFGSEYDVVWWVNAEKRVTYRRLLAELAPKLGLQTGQEYGERLRAVRDSLRRGDPYGRWLLILDGADEPDQIWDLVPTGPGHVIITSRNPEWTEHNSKLLEVPVYDRDESVAFIRRRAPRLTEVEADQLAEALEDLPLLLDQTAGWLNDSDLSVREYIALLDGGIDGDVVKVSADFPLAFQTAWSILLNKLRDTVPESVDLLRLCTFFAPGFIPVRLLREMSSEQLPEQLAGLLNDPLLWNRAINQLRQYSVVRLESHEAAGDEGTASGESLYLHRMVHQIVHKDMPDEDRREFIEVVRQALAAADPRRPTDPDLWPGYAEIVPHLKYADVLQTQDAAVQRLVFNCLRYMYFSGEYNAGIKLGERAMDAWRALLGPVHPRIWELTYHYTNLLRAVGDYARTEGLSRAASEHLKAERGAQDLEHLRAAGGLAADLRGLGRYDEALELSRWVLVAYRDLLGEQDSRSLNSLNNLAVSQRLLGRYEEALNIDRQTMEARRQLLRARHPWTLDSEISYAIDLRLLGRYTEAESIQSRNVRENRIVMGEDNPQTLRAEYNLALCHYRGGNREEAGRILTRVLERGERVLGETDPVTLIFASAQSCFTREHGDIDQARELSEAVGARYEVMLAEGHPFIAGARSNQALILRNVGEREYAHVMVEQAVADMTSAVGESHPWTLGCALNATALRNLVGDTEGAAALSRDTVSLAIESLGRTHPLTLSARIAHAADLRGLRDRRQAEKVELEALSDLEATLGKQHVHTISARSRHRPFWDFEPQTT; this is encoded by the coding sequence ATGTCTGGAGTCCGCACGACGGTCAGGTCAACCGATAGGGGGGCTTCGAGGCAGGCGGTCACCGTCCACTTCGCCGGCTTCAACCGGGCTTGGGCCGCCTGGATCGGGGACCGCCTGGAGCGGCGTGGTATCCGGGTGGTGTACCTGCGCTGGGACTCACCCGCCGATGTCCCGCTAGTCGATCTGCTGCGCGACTTGAAACTCGCCGAGGGCCGGATCCTCATCCTGGTGAGCGAGTGGTACTTCCAGTTGGGCCCGCGTACCCACGAGGAATGGAACGTCGCTCTGCGTGAGGTGGTGGCTCCGGACCCGTCCCGTTTTGCGGCCGTGTCCGTGACCGCCGCGCCGGTGCCGACGGCCACCGCGGTCCTTGCTCCCGTGAACCTCACCAACATGGGGGCCGAAGAGGCGGAACGACGGCTACTGGACCGGTTGGACCTTCCCTACGACACGTCGACGCAGCAGTCCGACGACTTCGCGCGCGGTCCGAGGTTCCCGGCCGCGATGCCTGAGGTGTGGGGTGGCGTGCCTCGCCGCAACACGCGTTTCACCGGTCGTGAGTCGCTGCTCAACGACGCCTACCACCTGTTGCAGGGCGCCGAGCCGGGTGCTGGCGTGGTGACGTTCTACGGTATGTCCGGAGTCGGCAAGACCCAGATGGCCGCCGAGTACGTCTACCGCTTCGGCTCCGAGTACGACGTCGTGTGGTGGGTCAACGCCGAGAAGCGGGTCACCTACCGGCGCCTGCTGGCCGAACTCGCCCCCAAACTGGGCCTGCAGACCGGTCAGGAGTACGGCGAACGGCTCCGCGCCGTGCGGGATTCGTTGCGCCGCGGCGACCCGTACGGGCGCTGGCTGCTCATCCTCGACGGGGCGGACGAACCCGACCAGATCTGGGACCTGGTGCCCACCGGCCCCGGCCACGTCATCATCACCTCCCGCAATCCGGAATGGACCGAGCACAACAGCAAGCTACTCGAGGTGCCCGTCTACGACCGTGACGAGTCGGTGGCGTTCATCAGACGGCGCGCGCCCAGGCTGACCGAGGTGGAGGCCGACCAGCTCGCGGAGGCACTGGAGGACCTGCCGCTGCTGCTCGACCAGACGGCGGGCTGGCTTAACGACTCCGACCTCTCGGTCAGGGAGTACATCGCCCTGCTGGACGGCGGCATCGACGGCGATGTGGTGAAGGTGTCGGCCGACTTCCCGCTGGCCTTCCAGACCGCCTGGTCGATACTGCTGAACAAGCTGCGCGACACCGTCCCCGAGTCGGTCGATCTGCTGAGGCTGTGCACGTTCTTCGCCCCGGGCTTCATCCCCGTCCGGCTGCTGCGGGAGATGTCCAGTGAACAGCTGCCCGAACAGCTGGCCGGACTGCTCAACGACCCGTTGCTGTGGAACAGGGCGATCAACCAGCTCCGTCAGTACTCCGTGGTCCGCCTGGAGTCCCACGAGGCGGCCGGTGACGAGGGAACCGCCTCCGGAGAGTCGCTTTACCTGCACCGCATGGTGCATCAGATCGTCCACAAGGACATGCCGGACGAGGATCGCAGGGAGTTCATCGAAGTCGTACGGCAGGCCCTCGCCGCAGCAGACCCGCGCCGCCCCACCGATCCCGACCTCTGGCCGGGCTACGCCGAGATCGTGCCGCACCTGAAGTACGCGGACGTGCTGCAGACACAGGACGCCGCCGTACAGCGGCTGGTCTTCAACTGCCTTCGTTACATGTACTTCTCCGGCGAGTACAACGCGGGCATCAAGCTCGGCGAGCGGGCCATGGACGCCTGGCGGGCGTTGCTCGGTCCGGTCCATCCCAGGATCTGGGAACTGACCTACCACTACACGAACCTGCTGCGCGCCGTCGGCGACTACGCGCGCACCGAGGGCCTCAGCAGGGCGGCTTCCGAGCACCTCAAGGCGGAGCGTGGTGCCCAGGACCTGGAGCATCTGCGCGCTGCCGGCGGTCTCGCGGCCGACCTGCGGGGGCTCGGCCGTTACGACGAGGCGCTGGAGCTCTCCCGATGGGTCCTGGTGGCCTACCGTGACCTGCTGGGCGAGCAGGACTCGCGAAGCCTCAACTCGCTGAACAACCTCGCCGTCTCGCAGCGGCTTCTCGGGCGTTACGAAGAAGCCCTGAACATCGACCGGCAGACGATGGAGGCCCGCCGCCAACTGCTGCGGGCCCGTCACCCCTGGACGCTCGACTCCGAGATCTCCTATGCCATCGACCTGCGCCTGCTGGGCCGTTACACCGAGGCCGAGTCGATCCAGAGCCGGAACGTGCGGGAGAACCGCATCGTCATGGGCGAGGACAACCCGCAGACCCTTCGCGCCGAGTACAACCTCGCGCTGTGCCACTACCGGGGAGGTAACCGGGAGGAGGCGGGCCGGATCCTGACCAGGGTGCTCGAACGCGGCGAACGCGTGCTGGGCGAGACGGATCCCGTGACGCTGATCTTCGCCTCCGCCCAGAGCTGCTTCACCCGTGAGCACGGTGACATCGACCAGGCCCGTGAGCTCAGCGAGGCCGTCGGGGCCCGCTACGAGGTCATGCTGGCCGAAGGGCACCCCTTCATCGCCGGAGCGCGCTCGAACCAGGCGCTGATCCTGCGTAACGTCGGTGAACGCGAGTACGCGCACGTCATGGTGGAACAGGCGGTGGCCGACATGACGTCGGCGGTGGGGGAGAGCCACCCTTGGACGCTGGGGTGCGCTCTCAACGCCACCGCCCTGCGCAACCTCGTCGGAGACACCGAGGGAGCGGCCGCACTCAGTAGGGACACCGTTTCCCTGGCCATCGAGTCGCTCGGCCGTACTCATCCGCTGACCCTGTCCGCGCGGATCGCGCACGCGGCCGACCTGCGCGGCCTGCGTGACCGCCGACAGGCGGAGAAGGTCGAACTGGAGGCACTGTCGGATCTTGAGGCGACGCTGGGCAAGCAGCACGTCCACACGATCTCGGCCCGCTCCCGGCACCGCCCGTTCTGGGACTTCGAGCCGCAGACGACCTGA
- a CDS encoding FxsB family cyclophane-forming radical SAM/SPASM peptide maturase, with product MSGGAATDELPYPFRQFIIKMHGRCNLACTYCYLYQGPDNTWRDRPPAASAEVLDAVATRIAEHAVAHCLPAISLVLHGGEPLLAGAGTLTRFTALVRDRVPAGSSVHAVVQTNATLLTPEILTALAGAGIRVGVSLDGGLAGHNARRVDHAGRPSWPAAARGVRLLAERYPQSYAGVLTVVDPTLDPVETYESLLDLRPPALDLLLPHGNWSAPPPHLDGARHGEWLCAVFDRWWTAGRRETGVRLFEECLALLLGFPAATESLGLSPFDAVVIETDGSVEQVDSLKSAYHGAARTGLDVFRHGFDDALRHPAVAGRQAGAAALAEQCASCPLLTVCGGGHYAHRYRAGHGFRNPSVYCSDLQLFIHHVAGRLHDDATRAVPAPREGGARDPS from the coding sequence GTGTCTGGAGGGGCGGCCACCGATGAACTCCCCTATCCTTTTCGTCAGTTCATCATCAAGATGCACGGCCGGTGCAACCTCGCCTGCACCTACTGCTACCTCTACCAAGGACCGGACAACACCTGGCGCGATCGCCCCCCGGCGGCCTCGGCCGAGGTGCTGGACGCCGTCGCCACCCGTATCGCCGAGCATGCGGTCGCGCACTGCTTGCCGGCCATCTCCCTCGTCCTGCACGGAGGCGAGCCTCTCCTGGCGGGCGCCGGGACTCTGACCCGCTTCACGGCCCTGGTGCGGGACCGCGTTCCGGCCGGATCCTCGGTGCACGCGGTCGTCCAGACCAACGCCACCCTGCTCACACCGGAAATCCTCACTGCGCTGGCCGGTGCCGGCATCCGGGTGGGGGTGAGCCTCGACGGAGGACTGGCCGGGCACAACGCACGCCGCGTCGACCACGCCGGACGTCCGTCTTGGCCCGCCGCCGCCCGCGGAGTGCGGCTCCTTGCCGAGCGGTATCCGCAGTCGTACGCCGGAGTCCTCACCGTGGTCGATCCCACGCTGGACCCCGTGGAAACGTACGAGTCCCTCCTCGACCTGCGCCCGCCGGCGCTGGACCTCTTGCTGCCGCACGGCAACTGGTCGGCTCCGCCCCCGCACCTGGACGGTGCCCGCCATGGCGAGTGGCTGTGCGCCGTGTTCGACCGATGGTGGACGGCGGGGCGGCGGGAGACGGGCGTGCGGTTGTTTGAGGAGTGCCTCGCCTTGCTGCTGGGGTTTCCGGCTGCCACGGAATCGCTGGGTCTGTCGCCGTTCGACGCGGTGGTCATCGAGACCGACGGTTCCGTCGAGCAGGTGGACTCACTGAAGTCCGCGTACCACGGAGCGGCACGGACCGGGCTGGACGTCTTCCGGCACGGCTTCGACGACGCACTGCGGCACCCCGCCGTGGCCGGACGGCAGGCCGGAGCCGCGGCCCTTGCGGAGCAGTGTGCGTCATGTCCTTTGCTGACCGTCTGCGGCGGAGGCCACTACGCCCACCGCTACCGGGCGGGCCATGGATTCCGCAACCCGTCTGTCTACTGTTCCGACCTGCAGCTCTTCATCCATCATGTGGCCGGACGGCTCCACGACGACGCGACTCGCGCCGTACCGGCCCCCCGTGAAGGGGGAGCCCGTGATCCTTCCTGA
- a CDS encoding magnesium chelatase, whose translation MVTPPPRDAPPPQGSRAPEPDEPVLRLTRLLACSAIEPRLAGVLLFDLEPHLIDPVAHLFAELLGITGPPLMLGAQTRDEDLWTRTRLRQDGGQVSVSTGPGPLIEADGRDGPPQLVVVPELTRLSVAGMRAAVQLLGSDVAVVEHTGLRHIARPRARWLAVCGSAEAAQLSPHLLDRFALRVPMAELRGARPRRLLTAVPALRHATEHIAPVSVSNDALGRVRTLLGPEAGIRRELALARLARTLAALDGDRAAEARHADEAARLIGLPGVAAPKTRALERGPSSGSSGRPGAGDRPDTDRDVPGAGREAEERPGGPGRPLEGPGPEEQVGADPAVVRDTPFPEDAVSVLRDFAPLRNLWQRTMGPAAARGAVVGSRRAEDLRDLAYVPTVREAAVHQRVRQTARFTVTPADLRSHLRAGASERLLVLLLDHTCRDAAWDWTHALTPFLQWAYTGRAAAQVIEVGGADAADELKAQSFSARNVLDPRVLTALERPAGRATPLAHGVHEAGRVLRAAFRQHGNALVEAWLVVVTDGRGNVPLTVSQSGRLAGQVGAEGVEDALGAAERIGAMDRTRVRTAVVDPAREPYGDLPFRLAAALGATVVTGRPAPETDDTGEPGER comes from the coding sequence ATGGTCACACCCCCGCCCCGCGACGCCCCACCCCCGCAAGGCTCCCGAGCCCCGGAACCGGATGAACCGGTTCTGCGGCTGACCCGCTTACTGGCGTGTTCGGCGATCGAGCCGCGCCTTGCCGGAGTTCTCCTCTTCGATCTCGAGCCGCACCTGATCGACCCTGTCGCCCACCTGTTCGCGGAACTGCTCGGCATCACGGGACCACCGCTCATGCTCGGGGCCCAGACGCGGGACGAGGACCTGTGGACCCGGACCCGGCTGCGGCAGGACGGTGGCCAGGTCTCGGTCAGTACCGGACCCGGTCCGCTGATCGAAGCCGACGGACGCGACGGTCCGCCGCAGTTGGTCGTCGTCCCCGAACTGACCAGACTGAGCGTCGCCGGCATGCGGGCCGCCGTCCAGCTCCTGGGCTCGGACGTCGCGGTGGTCGAACACACAGGACTCCGCCACATCGCGCGTCCCCGAGCACGCTGGCTCGCCGTCTGCGGATCGGCCGAAGCCGCGCAGCTCAGCCCTCACCTGCTGGACCGGTTCGCTCTGCGCGTCCCGATGGCCGAACTGCGGGGTGCACGGCCCCGGCGGCTCCTCACCGCCGTGCCCGCACTGCGGCACGCCACGGAGCACATCGCCCCGGTATCCGTTAGCAACGATGCCCTCGGCCGTGTGAGAACCCTTCTCGGCCCGGAGGCCGGTATCCGCAGGGAACTCGCGCTGGCCCGACTCGCCCGCACGCTGGCAGCTCTGGACGGGGACCGCGCGGCCGAGGCACGGCACGCCGACGAAGCGGCCCGGCTGATCGGCCTGCCCGGTGTCGCCGCACCGAAGACGAGGGCCCTGGAACGGGGGCCGTCCAGCGGATCCTCAGGCCGACCCGGAGCAGGGGACCGGCCCGACACGGACAGGGACGTGCCCGGTGCCGGCCGTGAAGCGGAGGAGCGCCCTGGCGGGCCGGGCCGTCCGTTGGAAGGACCCGGTCCCGAAGAACAGGTCGGCGCGGATCCCGCGGTCGTCCGCGACACCCCGTTCCCCGAGGACGCGGTGAGTGTGCTGCGGGACTTCGCCCCGCTGCGCAACCTCTGGCAGCGCACGATGGGGCCGGCAGCGGCCCGTGGGGCGGTGGTCGGCAGCCGCAGGGCCGAGGACCTGCGTGATCTCGCCTATGTACCGACGGTGCGGGAAGCAGCCGTCCATCAGCGCGTACGGCAGACCGCGCGCTTCACCGTCACCCCTGCCGACCTGCGCAGTCATCTCCGGGCAGGCGCCTCCGAGCGCCTGCTGGTACTTCTTTTGGACCACACCTGCCGGGACGCTGCCTGGGACTGGACGCACGCGCTCACCCCGTTTCTGCAGTGGGCGTACACCGGAAGGGCTGCCGCGCAGGTGATCGAGGTCGGCGGTGCCGACGCCGCGGACGAACTGAAAGCCCAGTCCTTCTCCGCGCGCAACGTGCTCGATCCGCGTGTCCTCACCGCCCTGGAGCGCCCCGCCGGACGTGCGACGCCACTGGCACACGGGGTCCACGAGGCGGGCCGGGTCCTGCGTGCGGCCTTCCGGCAGCATGGCAATGCACTCGTCGAGGCCTGGCTGGTCGTCGTCACCGACGGCCGGGGCAACGTGCCACTGACGGTCAGTCAGAGCGGTCGGCTCGCAGGTCAGGTGGGCGCGGAAGGCGTCGAGGACGCTTTGGGGGCTGCGGAGAGGATCGGAGCCATGGACCGTACGAGAGTGCGGACGGCGGTCGTGGACCCGGCTCGGGAACCCTATGGCGATCTGCCCTTCAGACTGGCCGCCGCTCTGGGCGCCACCGTCGTCACGGGACGGCCGGCACCGGAGACGGACGATACGGGAGAACCTGGTGAGCGGTGA
- the fxsA gene encoding FxSxx-COOH cyclophane-containing RiPP peptide, which produces MGARDESSEGAGGPEACGPPGPLPDLLALGLGELSTIEHPVLREVLKDLRERATQPSEMLWGFNNAL; this is translated from the coding sequence ATGGGCGCGAGGGACGAGTCGTCGGAGGGCGCGGGGGGACCGGAAGCGTGTGGACCACCGGGCCCACTGCCTGACCTGCTGGCCCTCGGTCTGGGGGAGTTGAGCACGATCGAGCATCCCGTGCTGAGGGAGGTCCTGAAGGACCTTCGGGAGCGAGCGACACAGCCGAGTGAGATGTTGTGGGGCTTCAACAACGCACTGTGA
- a CDS encoding CU044_2847 family protein: MAILIGPVSGDADGPIPVEVGADEDNGLDEVYGDEETRDGPSGRVVRVARAVYTDGLDLARRCAVQAVRQFGELPESERPDEIELQLSIRMDAGLATVVKSGAEAQLQFTFRWQPGSAGLHGTGTGTVS; the protein is encoded by the coding sequence GTGGCTATCTTGATCGGGCCCGTATCCGGGGACGCAGACGGGCCCATCCCGGTCGAGGTCGGAGCGGACGAGGACAACGGCCTCGACGAGGTGTACGGCGACGAGGAGACCCGCGACGGGCCGTCCGGGCGGGTCGTCCGCGTCGCCCGGGCCGTCTACACCGACGGCCTGGACCTCGCGCGGCGCTGTGCCGTGCAGGCGGTCCGGCAGTTCGGGGAACTCCCGGAGAGCGAGCGGCCCGACGAGATCGAACTGCAGCTGTCCATCAGGATGGACGCCGGACTGGCGACCGTGGTCAAGAGCGGGGCCGAAGCGCAATTGCAGTTCACCTTCCGCTGGCAGCCCGGGAGCGCTGGACTCCACGGCACGGGTACGGGGACGGTGTCGTGA
- a CDS encoding CHAT domain-containing protein → MSGEQQARPPWQQVPALLSKVPRIPAVTRRRVKDAPRAGGPSGPPAGLGGNDARLGTRLEDGLAVLQVQRSLGADGGAGYRLLGWCGDLSVSCPAGPTRRAAPAVRLANLRQENGAYPSEVLRAIRLWSGNQPELVRWINRIRSRHGDALRVIICDDTGYELPWELLWLPADGEKGLSAGLLGALVVVVRWTTVRDVGLGLPHRIGDCHGRVLGYLHKDMADDSMVFTRYAHRLHLEMTPFLQALDTELDRTGLVYLGCHGGYGDSVTHLTLGDRTWAEFDGETMLVLRRDRSLVCLNACHSGRFVDNSAQGEEALRGFAELFLRKGAGGCIVTAGKVGDIEARLLVRQLMHEVAARPQSPVTRTLRSFRARAVDEFGSLTDIPSVRDDDGRIDRVGQKRVLRLLSTFMFHFYGHPDTTLRLSEGGTRAAGGREGW, encoded by the coding sequence GTGAGCGGTGAGCAGCAAGCACGTCCGCCGTGGCAACAGGTGCCGGCACTCCTGTCCAAGGTGCCCCGCATCCCGGCCGTGACCCGGCGCAGAGTGAAGGACGCGCCCCGGGCCGGTGGCCCCTCGGGCCCTCCCGCCGGCCTCGGCGGCAACGACGCCCGGCTCGGGACCCGGCTGGAGGACGGGCTGGCCGTCCTCCAGGTACAGCGCAGTCTGGGCGCCGACGGAGGGGCGGGCTACCGGCTCCTCGGATGGTGCGGCGACCTCAGTGTGTCGTGCCCTGCCGGTCCGACCCGGCGCGCCGCACCTGCCGTCAGGCTCGCCAACCTGCGCCAGGAGAACGGCGCCTATCCTTCGGAGGTACTGCGCGCCATCCGCCTGTGGTCCGGCAACCAACCCGAACTGGTGCGCTGGATCAACCGCATCCGCAGCCGACACGGTGACGCACTGCGCGTCATCATCTGCGACGACACCGGGTACGAACTGCCTTGGGAACTGCTCTGGCTGCCCGCGGACGGCGAGAAGGGGCTGTCAGCCGGTCTGTTGGGCGCTCTTGTCGTCGTCGTCCGCTGGACCACCGTGCGCGACGTCGGCCTCGGTCTGCCGCACCGGATCGGTGACTGCCACGGCCGGGTCCTCGGGTATCTGCACAAGGACATGGCCGACGACAGCATGGTGTTCACCCGGTACGCCCACCGGTTGCACCTGGAGATGACACCGTTCCTCCAAGCGCTCGACACCGAGCTGGACCGGACCGGACTGGTGTACCTCGGTTGCCATGGCGGATACGGCGACTCGGTCACCCACCTCACGCTGGGTGACCGCACCTGGGCCGAGTTCGACGGGGAGACGATGCTCGTGCTGCGCAGGGACCGTTCGCTCGTCTGCCTCAACGCCTGCCACTCCGGTCGGTTCGTCGACAACAGCGCCCAGGGGGAGGAGGCACTGCGTGGATTCGCCGAGCTGTTCCTGAGGAAAGGAGCGGGAGGCTGCATTGTGACCGCGGGGAAGGTCGGGGACATCGAAGCGCGCTTACTGGTAAGGCAGTTGATGCACGAGGTCGCGGCCCGTCCGCAGAGTCCGGTCACCCGCACCCTGCGTTCCTTCAGGGCACGGGCCGTCGATGAGTTCGGCTCTCTGACCGACATCCCGAGCGTCCGCGACGACGACGGGCGGATCGACAGGGTCGGCCAGAAACGCGTGCTGAGGCTTCTGTCCACCTTCATGTTCCACTTCTACGGACATCCGGACACCACCTTGCGTCTCTCCGAAGGCGGCACCCGTGCCGCGGGAGGACGGGAAGGATGGTGA
- a CDS encoding AAA family ATPase, protein MSHAAGGVHILPYSRVVGQDELKLALELNHVVPRIGGVLMAGSRGTAKSTLVRAFALMAHGELPVTLPINATDDRVLGGWELDALIRGEARPQQGLLEDAALSGMLYIDEVNLLEDHLINVILDVVSTGVLSVQREGLATAKHLAFGLVGTMNPEEGGLRPQLLDRFGLMVAAEHLDVDARQRLIRTVLDFEEELAVAGSEWLAVAERDDAAIRARLEEARQRVRHIPVPDTVVRLCAQAAERMDAVGQRGEIVATLAARALAAREGADLVEPRHLQRVLPMALRHRRPESSFEWGFEDEDRVKDLFETV, encoded by the coding sequence GTGAGCCACGCGGCGGGCGGAGTGCACATCCTGCCCTACTCCCGTGTCGTGGGGCAGGACGAGCTGAAGCTCGCGCTGGAACTCAATCACGTGGTCCCCCGCATCGGCGGTGTCCTGATGGCCGGATCCCGCGGGACCGCCAAGTCCACCCTCGTACGTGCTTTCGCCCTCATGGCCCATGGCGAACTGCCGGTCACTCTGCCCATCAACGCCACCGACGACCGCGTCCTCGGCGGCTGGGAACTCGACGCGCTGATCCGCGGCGAGGCCCGCCCGCAGCAGGGACTCCTGGAGGACGCGGCCCTCAGCGGCATGCTCTACATCGACGAGGTGAACCTCCTCGAGGACCACCTCATCAACGTCATTCTCGACGTCGTCTCGACCGGCGTCCTTTCCGTGCAGCGAGAGGGCCTCGCCACTGCCAAGCACTTGGCCTTCGGACTCGTCGGCACCATGAATCCCGAAGAGGGCGGGCTGCGGCCGCAACTGCTCGACCGTTTCGGCCTGATGGTCGCCGCGGAGCACCTGGATGTCGACGCACGCCAGCGCCTGATCCGCACCGTGCTCGACTTCGAGGAGGAACTGGCCGTCGCCGGCTCCGAATGGCTCGCCGTCGCGGAGCGGGACGACGCCGCCATCAGGGCACGACTGGAGGAGGCCCGACAACGGGTCCGGCACATTCCGGTGCCCGACACCGTCGTACGGCTCTGTGCGCAGGCGGCAGAGAGGATGGACGCCGTGGGACAGCGGGGCGAGATCGTGGCGACGCTCGCGGCCCGGGCACTGGCCGCGAGGGAGGGCGCGGACCTGGTGGAGCCCCGGCACCTTCAGCGGGTGCTCCCCATGGCTCTGCGGCACCGGAGGCCGGAGAGCTCGTTCGAATGGGGCTTCGAGGACGAGGACCGCGTCAAGGACCTCTTCGAAACGGTCTGA
- a CDS encoding aKG-HExxH-type peptide beta-hydroxylase, giving the protein MLPEVPESVLVDLGRTGAGPETLALLVRDQDVRRLLVLRAVLEAAEAASPRLCSAGQKARLRQDWALLAEADRSAQRGGPSGSTPARARLLYPLTGAWGWRCLRDLSEGEDLSASGTEHADRLAHDLAHFSALAAAAAVRAGVPFSVRLNVFEGKLVLPSLGALQTARSGVTDVEVRHENERLILRQAAAPDLVVHPESDFGAWSGSHAWTSAYALPGLLPGTPPVPLDDLDPYRTVRDPRHRALSGPTTLDNAERKQWLQAWSSTSVALRSGGEQRVTEAMTLLRCLVPLASPPGSTGSGHGSCSATRREAFGALLSSVPSDPVTLAATLVHELHHAKLAALSDMVPLHRAPGDERYFAPWRPDPRPYDGLLQGAYSHLAIADYYQRRALAEGTAQRESAWAQHARYRVQVGAVLPALVASPDLTPRGRRFVDEMIAAYEHMAAHPAPRGHTARAQAYVNSARTLWRQRHAFARRPNE; this is encoded by the coding sequence ATCCTTCCTGAGGTCCCGGAGAGCGTTCTTGTCGACCTCGGCCGCACCGGCGCGGGCCCCGAAACCCTGGCTCTGCTGGTACGTGACCAGGACGTCCGGCGGCTCCTGGTGCTGCGCGCGGTACTTGAGGCGGCCGAGGCGGCGTCACCTCGGCTCTGTTCAGCCGGGCAGAAAGCGCGCTTGCGGCAGGACTGGGCATTGCTCGCGGAAGCTGACCGCTCGGCGCAGAGGGGTGGGCCGTCCGGCTCGACACCCGCTCGAGCCCGGCTCCTCTACCCGCTGACCGGTGCATGGGGCTGGCGTTGCCTGCGCGATCTCTCCGAGGGAGAGGACTTATCGGCTTCGGGGACCGAACACGCCGACCGCCTCGCACACGACCTGGCGCATTTCAGCGCGCTCGCCGCCGCGGCCGCCGTTCGCGCCGGGGTCCCCTTCTCGGTTCGGCTGAACGTCTTCGAGGGCAAGCTGGTCCTGCCGTCGCTCGGCGCCTTGCAGACCGCCCGGAGCGGGGTCACGGACGTCGAAGTACGACACGAGAACGAGCGTCTGATCCTCCGCCAGGCAGCGGCGCCGGATCTCGTCGTGCACCCGGAGAGCGACTTCGGCGCCTGGTCCGGCTCACACGCCTGGACATCGGCGTACGCACTACCGGGGCTGCTGCCCGGTACCCCTCCGGTGCCGCTGGACGACCTCGACCCCTACCGTACGGTCCGCGATCCCCGCCATCGCGCCCTGAGCGGACCGACGACACTCGACAACGCCGAACGCAAGCAGTGGCTGCAGGCCTGGTCGAGTACGAGCGTGGCACTGCGCTCGGGTGGAGAGCAGCGGGTGACGGAGGCGATGACGCTGCTGCGGTGTCTGGTACCGCTGGCGTCACCACCGGGTTCCACCGGCTCCGGTCACGGCAGTTGCAGCGCCACCAGGCGCGAGGCCTTCGGTGCCCTGCTGAGCAGTGTTCCGTCCGATCCGGTCACGCTCGCGGCGACGCTCGTACACGAACTGCACCATGCCAAACTGGCGGCCCTCTCCGACATGGTCCCGCTGCATCGGGCGCCCGGCGACGAGCGGTACTTCGCACCGTGGCGGCCGGACCCCCGGCCGTACGACGGCTTGTTGCAGGGCGCGTACTCCCACTTGGCGATAGCCGACTACTACCAGCGCCGTGCTCTGGCGGAGGGCACGGCGCAGCGCGAGTCGGCCTGGGCCCAGCACGCCCGTTACCGCGTCCAGGTGGGTGCCGTGCTCCCTGCGCTTGTCGCCTCTCCCGATCTCACGCCACGAGGACGTCGCTTCGTCGACGAGATGATCGCCGCCTACGAACACATGGCCGCGCACCCCGCCCCCAGGGGGCACACGGCCCGCGCGCAGGCATACGTGAACAGTGCCCGCACTCTGTGGAGACAACGCCACGCCTTCGCCCGGCGCCCGAACGAGTGA